In Pectobacterium actinidiae, the DNA window TGGGCTGGCGAAACCCTCTTCTGATGCAGCTAAACCCGCCATGAAAGCCGGGGCGGCGGGTGCCCGACTGGTGGCAAAAGGGAGCTCCAGCGCCGCCAATGCAGCAGGTACACTTATCGCCGCGGGCACCAGCAAAGCCTTATCCGCATGGCAAAAACGTGCGGCTTCTATCGATAGCATGAAGCGTTTCAACCAACAGCGTAACCGCTAATCCCCTTCTAACGCAGTATCTCCATCCCGTGCCGTGGAAACCGCCACTGGTATGGCATTTCTGGCTTCGACAAACACAGGAATCAATATGAAATCTAGCCTCGTCTTTCTGATGCTGTGCGTCCTCACGGGCTGCGCACCGCGTCCGCACGATTTGATGCCAGTATCTGGCGATCCTCAACCGGTTAATTCTCCCGCGATAATTCAGGAGCTGACAAAACATGTCTGAAACAGAAAACATCATTGCGTCATCCCGTACCTTTGAATCTGTCCTGCTGGAAAAAGATGAACGGGAAAAAAAGCTGGCGTGGCGAATAGCGGCCATAGGGTTTGCTTTGGCCGCTATGGCGATCACCGCACTGATTATTCTGCTGCCGCTGAAAACCACCGAAATCGAATTATGGTCGGTGGATAAACAAACCGGGCGCTATGAATATATGACCCGGATTAAAGAGCAGAATATTTCCACTGAAAAAGCACTGGCTCAGGCGTTAGCTGCGCATTACGTCAGGCTCCGCGAGGGCTATAACTATTTTGCTCTCCAGCGCGATTATGACAATGTGCAGTTATTCAACAGCGACAGCGTGAACCGGGATTATCTCGACGGTTTTAACAGCAATCAGGCACCCGATGTCATTTTCAATAAAGCAGAATACGTCGTGTCTATCGACATTATTTCCAACGTTCACGCGACCGCGACAGATCCTGACCATCTGGCGAATTTACGCATTAAACGGACTATCCGCCGCATTGTCGATAACTCGGTTAAAACAGATGTCTGGAACATTCGTCTGACTTATCGCTACCTCCCCCGCAAACAACTGACCGACAGCCAACGAGAAGTGAATCCGCTGGGGTTCAGCGTGACCAGTTACCAGCGAGATAAAGAACTGAGGGTTGAATGATGCTGAAAAAAACAGTGATTTTGTGGCTCCTTCTGATGTCATCCACAGCCTGGAGCGCGGCGATACCGCGCAGCAGCACGTATGACAGCCGAATGCAGCATGTCACCTATAACAGCCAAAATGCGACCATCGTCAACACCCGCCCCGGCTACCTCACCACACTCCTGTTTGATGACGATGAAGAAGTCATCGACGCGCAAGCGGGTTTTCCAAAGGGCTGGAAAGTCACAAAAAGCGATAACCGGGTCGGTATCAGCCCAAACCCTA includes these proteins:
- a CDS encoding virB8 family protein, producing the protein MSETENIIASSRTFESVLLEKDEREKKLAWRIAAIGFALAAMAITALIILLPLKTTEIELWSVDKQTGRYEYMTRIKEQNISTEKALAQALAAHYVRLREGYNYFALQRDYDNVQLFNSDSVNRDYLDGFNSNQAPDVIFNKAEYVVSIDIISNVHATATDPDHLANLRIKRTIRRIVDNSVKTDVWNIRLTYRYLPRKQLTDSQREVNPLGFSVTSYQRDKELRVE